The Vibrio tarriae genome includes a window with the following:
- a CDS encoding ammonium transporter, which produces MELSITVTELRYALDTFFFLISGALVMWMAAGFAMLEAGLVRSKNTTEILTKNFVLYAIACTTYLIVGYNIMYVDNTEGGWLPSFGALIGSQADGADHSLESDFFFQVVFVATAMSVVSGAVAERMKLWAFLIFSAVLTAFIYPVEGYWTWGGGFLSAAGFSDFAGSGIVHLAGASAALAGVLLLGARKGKYGKNGEIYPIPGSNMPLATLGTFILWFGWFGFNGGSQLMVSDFENATSVGKIFLNTNAAAAAGAIAALFVCKTTWGKADLTMVLNGALAGLVAITADPLSPSPLYSVAIGAVSGSLVVFSIIGLDKLKIDDPVGAISVHGVCGFFGLMVVPLSNAEATFGAQLLGAAVIFAWVFGVSLVVWGVLKATMGIRVSEEEEMEGMDMHDCGVGAYPEFVTVK; this is translated from the coding sequence ATGGAACTATCAATCACGGTTACTGAGCTGCGTTACGCACTCGATACATTTTTCTTCCTGATCTCAGGAGCGCTCGTCATGTGGATGGCGGCAGGTTTCGCTATGTTGGAAGCGGGTTTGGTTCGCTCCAAGAACACCACCGAAATTTTGACGAAAAACTTTGTTCTGTATGCGATTGCTTGTACCACCTATTTGATCGTTGGCTACAACATCATGTATGTCGATAACACAGAAGGTGGCTGGTTACCTTCGTTTGGTGCGCTGATTGGCTCACAGGCCGATGGCGCTGACCACTCGCTCGAATCGGACTTCTTCTTCCAAGTGGTGTTTGTGGCGACCGCGATGTCTGTCGTCTCTGGTGCCGTCGCAGAACGGATGAAACTCTGGGCATTTTTGATTTTCTCCGCAGTATTGACCGCGTTCATCTACCCCGTTGAAGGTTACTGGACTTGGGGCGGTGGCTTCCTTTCAGCGGCAGGATTTAGTGATTTCGCAGGTTCCGGTATTGTGCATTTAGCGGGAGCTTCAGCGGCATTAGCAGGCGTTCTTCTGCTTGGGGCTCGTAAAGGCAAATACGGCAAAAACGGCGAAATTTATCCAATTCCCGGTTCCAACATGCCATTGGCCACACTCGGTACGTTTATTCTGTGGTTCGGCTGGTTTGGCTTTAACGGCGGCTCACAGTTGATGGTGTCGGATTTTGAAAATGCGACGTCCGTGGGCAAAATTTTCCTCAATACCAATGCGGCCGCGGCGGCAGGGGCTATCGCGGCACTCTTCGTGTGTAAAACCACATGGGGAAAAGCGGATCTGACCATGGTACTCAACGGCGCATTAGCGGGCTTAGTGGCGATTACGGCTGATCCTCTCTCTCCTTCACCGCTGTATTCGGTAGCGATTGGCGCAGTGTCTGGCTCTCTGGTGGTGTTTAGTATCATCGGCCTCGATAAGCTGAAAATTGATGATCCGGTTGGTGCGATTTCAGTTCATGGCGTGTGTGGTTTCTTCGGTCTGATGGTGGTGCCACTGAGCAATGCTGAAGCTACCTTTGGTGCACAATTGCTCGGTGCGGCGGTGATCTTCGCATGGGTGTTTGGTGTAAGTCTGGTGGTTTGGGGCGTGCTTAAAGCGACGATGGGGATCCGCGTCTCTGAAGAAGAAGAGATGGAAGGGATGGACATGCACGATTGTGGTGTCGGAGCTTATCCTGAATTCGTGACTGTTAAGTAA
- the glnK gene encoding P-II family nitrogen regulator, whose protein sequence is MKLINAIIKPFKLDDVREALADVGIEGMTVSEVKGFGRQKGHTELYRGAEYQVDFLPKVKIEIATQSDNVDRVVEAIIKAAHTGKIGDGKIFVYDLSQAVRIRTGEMDSEAL, encoded by the coding sequence ATGAAACTGATTAACGCAATCATTAAACCATTCAAGTTGGATGATGTTCGCGAAGCGCTGGCGGATGTTGGGATTGAGGGGATGACGGTGTCTGAAGTGAAAGGCTTTGGACGTCAGAAAGGACACACTGAACTGTACCGCGGTGCTGAGTATCAGGTCGATTTTCTCCCTAAAGTCAAAATTGAAATTGCGACTCAAAGCGACAATGTCGATCGCGTAGTTGAAGCGATCATTAAGGCGGCACACACCGGAAAAATCGGTGATGGCAAAATTTTTGTGTATGACCTAAGCCAAGCGGTGCGTATCCGTACTGGTGAAATGGATTCAGAAGCCCTTTAA
- a CDS encoding YacL family protein — MEFEFIKNTLLGEYAVRCNMEHQIVGRWLQEEIGQDLAKLNHVLVLIDKAEQSPAQEFLWTGREISLLVQGDEITVQENALAYESEHELETDFALYDSESIAACGREDFLALLTQWQSFIQNQGRF, encoded by the coding sequence ATGGAATTTGAATTTATTAAAAATACCCTGCTCGGTGAGTATGCGGTGCGATGCAATATGGAGCACCAAATCGTCGGGCGATGGCTACAAGAAGAGATTGGCCAAGACCTAGCCAAACTCAATCACGTATTAGTGCTGATCGATAAGGCAGAACAATCACCAGCCCAAGAGTTTTTATGGACGGGACGTGAAATCTCATTACTGGTGCAAGGCGATGAAATCACAGTGCAAGAGAATGCGCTGGCTTATGAGAGTGAGCATGAATTAGAAACCGATTTTGCTCTCTATGACAGCGAAAGCATTGCCGCCTGTGGGCGAGAAGACTTTTTGGCCTTACTGACGCAGTGGCAAAGCTTTATTCAAAACCAGGGTAGGTTCTAA